One window from the genome of Oryctolagus cuniculus chromosome 1, mOryCun1.1, whole genome shotgun sequence encodes:
- the FBXO10 gene encoding F-box only protein 10 produces the protein MEAGGLPLELWRMILAYLHLPDLGRCSLVCRAWYELILSLDSTRWRQLCLGCTECRHPNWPNQPDVEPESWREAFKQHYLASKTWTKNALDLESSVCFSLFRRRKERRTLSVGPGREFDSLGSALAMASLYDRIVLFPGVYEEQGEIILKVPVEIVGRGKLGEVALLASIDQHCSTTRLCNLVFMPAWFSPIMYKTTSGHVQFDNCNFENGHIQVHGPGTCQVKFCIFKNTHVFLHNVPLCVLENCEFVGSENNSVTVEGHPSADKNWAYKYLLGLIKSSPSLLPTEDSDFLMSVDLESRDQAWSPKTCDIVIEGSQSPPSPASSSSKAGSQETEGGSDGERVAQTPDSSDGGLSPSGEDEDEDQLTYRLSYQVQGPRPVLGGSFLGPPLPGASIQLPSCLVLNSLQQELQKDKEAMALASSVQGCLIRKCLFRDGKGGVFVCSYGRAKMEGNVFRNLTYAVRCIHNSKIVMLRNHIHRCRASGIFLRLEGGGLIAGNNIYHNGEAGVDIRKKSNPLILCNQIHHGLRSGIVVLGNGKGVIRNNQIFSNKEAGIYILYHGNPIVSGNHIFKGRAAGIAVNENGKGLITENVIRENQWGGVDIRRGGVPVLRSNLICFGYSDGVVVGDEGKGLIEGNTIYANKGCGVWMMSSSLPHVTSNHVSYNGLYGVAVFSQKDGASEFPGGHGAQENFSEDGDAILWEPELEKDDDPLRRPVTVALVESNSVNHNGASGLYVQSSEALHVTANVIHANGDRGITVAQSSQLTRVANNSISCNRQSGVKVEAQCKVELRGNGIYDNRGHGVITKGDSTVVIENDIIGNRGSGLQLLPRSDTKVIKNRIHSFRAYGIAVRGRAKALVQDNIIFQGKTSKTIFQQIANNRDCVMQNNKFLVFRKKSDTWRLVNPPARPHLENPLRGPSAGHSGQKVTAMGTRITARVEGGYHSNRSIFCTIL, from the exons ATGGAAGCTGGCGGCCTCCCCCTGGAGCTGTGGCGCATGATCCTAGCCTACCTGCACCTTCCCGACCTGGGCCGCTGCAGCCTGGTGTGCCGGGCCTGGTACGAGCTGATCCTCAGTCTCGACAGTACCCGCTGGCGGCAGCTGTGCCTGGGCTGCACCGAGTGCCGCCACCCCAACTGGCCCAACCAGCCGGACGTGGAGCCTGAGTCTTGGAGAGAGGCCTTCAAGCAGCATTATCTCGCCTCCAAGACCTGGACCAAAAATGCCCTGGACTTGGAGTCCTcagtctgcttctctctcttccgCCGGAGGAAGGAACGGCGCACGCTGAGCGTCGGGCCAGGCCGTGAGTTTGACAGCCTGGGCAGTGCCTTGGCCATGGCCAGCCTCTATGACCGAATCGTGCTGTTCCCAGGCGTGTACGAAGAGCAAGGTGAAATCATCCTGAAGGTGCCCGTGGAGATCGTGGGCCGAGGGAAGTTAGGCGAGGTGGCCCTGCTGGCCAGCATTGATCAGCACTGCTCGACCACACGCCTGTGCAACCTGGTCTTCATGCCGGCCTGGTTCTCACCCATCATGTATAAG ACAACATCAGGTCATGTCCAGTTTGACAACTGCAACTTTGAGAATGGGCATATCCAGGTACATGGCCCAGGTACCTGCCAAGTGAAGTTTTGCATCTTCAAAAACACCCATGTCTTCCTGCACAACGTGCCCCTGTGTGTCCTGGAAAACTGTGAATTCGTGGGCAGTGAAAACAACTCTGTGACCGTGGAGGGTCACCCCTCTGCAGATAAGAACTGGGCCTACAAGTACCTCCTCGGACTGATCAAGTCCTCTCCCAGTTTGCTGCCCACAGAGGACTCTGACTTCCTAATGTCCGTGGACCTAGAGAGCCGGGACCAGGCTTGGAGCCCAAAGACCTGTGACATTGTCATTGAGGGCAGCCAgagccctcccagcccagcctccagctCCTCCAAGGCTGGCTcccaggagacagagggaggcagcGATGGGGAAAGGGTGGCCCAGACCCCAGACAGCAGCGATGGAGGCCTGAGTCCCAGCGGcgaggatgaggatgaggaccAGCTCACATACAGACTGTCCTACCAGGTACAGGGCCCACGCCCTGTGCTGGGGGGCTCCTTTCTGGGCCCCCCACTGCCAGGGGCATCCATCCAGCTGCCTAGCTGCCTGGTGCTGAACTCACtgcagcaggagctgcagaaggaCAAGGAGGCCATGGCATTGGCCAGCTCCGTGCAGGGCTGCCTCATCCGCAAGTGCCTGTTCCGTGACGGGAAGGGAGGCGTCTTCGTCTGCTCCTACGGCCGAGCCAAGATGGAAGGCAACGTCTTCCGGAACCTGACTTATGCAGTGCGGTGTATCCACAACAGCAAG atCGTGATGCTCAGGAACCACATTCACCGCTGCCGCGCCTCGGGCATCTTCCTGCGCCTGGAAGGCGGCGGCCTGATCGCCGGCAACAACATCTACCACAACGGCGAGGCTGGCGTGGACATCCGAAAGAAGTCCAACCCCCTCATCCTG TGTAACCAGATCCACCATGGCCTTCGCTCTGGCATTGTGGTCCTCGGCAATGGGAAAGGCGTCATCCGGAATAATCAAATATTTTCCAATAAGGAGGCCGGAATTTATATCCTGTACCATGGAAACCCAATCGTGAG TGGGAACCACATCTTCAAGGGCCGTGCTGCTGGCATAGCTGTGAATGAGAATGGCAAAGGCCTCATCACAG AAAATGTCATCCGTGAGAACCAGTGGGGCGGCGTGGACATCCGCCGCGGAGGCGTCCCCGTACTCAGGAGCAACCTCATCTGCTTTGGCTACTCCGACGGCGTGGTCGTCGGGGACGAGGGCAAGGGCCTGATAGAAGGAAACACCATCTACG CTAACAAGGGCTGTGGCGTGTGGATGATGTCATCCAGCCTGCCCCACGTCACCAGCAACCACGTCAGCTACAACGGCCTGTACGGGGTGGCAGTGTTCAGCCAGAAGGATGGCGCCAGCGAGTTCCCTGGAGGCCACGGCGCCCAGGAGAACTTCAGCGAGGACGGGGACGCCATCCTCTGGGAGCCGGAGCTGGAGAAAGACGACGACCCACTGCGCCGGCCTGTCACCGTGGCGCTGGTGGAGTCCAACAGTGTAAACCATAACGGAG CCTCAGGACTCTACGTCCAGAGCAGCGAGGCCCTGCACGTCACCGCCAACGTAATCCATGCCAATGGCGACCGGGGCATCACCGTGGCCCAGAGCAGCCAGCTCACCCGCGTGGCCAACAACAGCATCTCTTGCAACCGCCAGAGTGGGGTCAAGGTCGAGGCCCAGTGCAAGGTGGAGCTCCGGGGAAATGGCATCTATGACAACAGAGGCCACGGCGTCATCACCAAAGGCGACAGCACAGTCGTCATTGAAAACGACATCATCGGCAACCGGGGCAGcgggctgcagctgctgcccaggTCCGACACCAAG GTAATAAAGAACCGGATCCACTCATTCCGGGCCTACGGCATCGCAGTGCGGGGCCGCGCCAAGGCCCTGGTGCAGGATAACATCATCTTCCAGGGCAAGACCAGCAAGACCATCTTCCAGCAGATCGCAAACAACCGGGACTGTGTCATGCAGAACAACAAGTTCCTGGTCTTCAGGAAGAA